A part of Chanos chanos chromosome 9, fChaCha1.1, whole genome shotgun sequence genomic DNA contains:
- the flcn gene encoding folliculin, protein MNALVALCHFCELHGPRTLFCTEAVHPPSPSPPQHGSAIPADRDSDREGEGLTMRANGSANQRTGMCEGCRSLPASHPGFVSVDSETGIRYLSHQHPRQPQLFSVVRQACVRSLSCEVCPGREGPIFFGDEQHGFVFSHTFFIKDSLARGFQRWYSIVMVAMDRIYLINSWPFLLRHLRLTIQSLQSTALKVFDTEQGVCPQRAVRMNSAFSPAVFPHQRSGNAARSLTSLTQHPNLWASLHSSFSWLLKACGSRLTEKLLEGAPTEDTLVLIERQTEQEEEMIGWEGAEGGGPKPQQSQSEGLQGRDFAYEDGKGKELHGPRFRSLRHLRQVLGPTEFRQLAWHVLMGNQVIFRGAEPGLIQSAFDILKTLLPVGCVRAVPYSGQYEEAYRCNFLGLSPDVPIPAHVSSSEFTVLVDVLAVGKASLYPSVCDDAVLSHYQFIISSANTQPTDRGPSLLNKLEVALSNENLSVDVVSHCLLCLKEEWMNKVKVLFKFSKVDGRGKEDTQRALVVLGATGSGEEDNVRLLKFWMTGLSKTYKSHLMTAVRGGERTLSQ, encoded by the exons ATGAACGCTTTGGTGgctctctgtcatttctgtgagCTCCACGGGCCTCGGACCCTGTTCTGTACCGAGGCGGTCCACCCGCCCTCCCCCTCGCCCCCGCAGCACGGCTCTGCCATCCCCGCCGACCGGGACTCCgacagggagggggaggggctaaCCATGCGAGCCAACGGCTCGGCCAATCAGAGGACAGGCATGTGTGAG ggctgtcGCTCTCTCCCTGCGTCTCACCCTGGCTTCGTGAGCGTGGACAGCGAGACAGGAATCCGCTACCTGAGCCATCAGCACCCTCGACAGCCTCAGCTCTTCAGTGTGGTACGACAGGCCTGCGTCCGCAGCCTCAGCTGTGAG GTGTGTCCCGGGAGAGAGGGTCCGATCTTTTTCGGCGACGAGCAGCACGGgtttgtgttctctcacacGTTCTTCATCAAGGACAGCCTGGCCCGCGGGTTCCAGCGCTGGTACAGCATCGTCATGGTAGCCATGGACAGAATCTACCTCATCAACTCCTGGCCTTTCCTCCTCCGACACCTCCGTCTCACCATACAGAGCCTCCAGAGCACAGCGCTGAAG GTGTTTGACACGGAGCAGGGAGTGTGTCCGCAGCGAGCGGTCAGGATGAACAGCGCCTTCTCTCCCGCCGTGTTTCCACACCAACGCAGCGGGAACGCCGCCCGAtccctcacctccctcacacagCACCCCAACCTCTGGGCCAGTTTACACTCCTCCTTCagctg GTTGCTGAAGGCTTGTGGGAGTCGACTGACGGAGAAGCTTCTAGAGGGAGCTCCTACGGAGGACACGCTCGTGTTgatagagaggcagacag AGCAAGAGGAGGAAATGATTGGCTGGGAAGGTGCTGAAGGAGGCGGGCCTAAGCCTCagcagagccaatcagagggctTGCAGGGCAGAGACTTTGCGTATGAGGATGGCAAAGGGAAGGAGCTTCACGGGCCAAGGTTCAGGTCCCTGCGACATCTGAGACAG GTCCTGGGGCCCACAGAGTTTCGCCAGCTGGCATGGCACGTACTGATGGGAAACCAGGTTATATTCAGAGGGGCGGAGCCTGGTCTCATCCAATCAGCGTTCGACATACTCAAG ACCTTGCTCCCGGTCGGCTGCGTGCGGGCGGTGCCGTACAGCGGTCAGTACGAGGAAGCGTATCGATGTAACTTCCTGGGCCTGAGCCCCGACGTGCCGATCCCCGCCCACGTCAGCTCCTCAG agttcACTGTGCTGGTGGATGTACTGGCTGTAGGGAAGGCCAGTTTGTAtcccagtgtgtgtgatgatgctgttctctctcattaCCAGTTCATTATCAGCAGTGCCAACACACAGCCGACagacagag gTCCATCTCTGTTGAATAAACTGGAGGTGGCTTTGAGTAATGAGAACCTGTCAGTCGACGTTGTCTCTCATTGTCTGCTCTGTCTGAAGGAAGAGTGGATGAa taaagtGAAGGTGCTGTTTAAGTTCTCGAAGGTGGACGGCCGCGGTAAGGAGGACACTCAGCGGGCCCTGGTGGTTCTGGGAGCCACGGGCTCGGGGGAGGAGGACAATGTTCGGCTGCTCAAGTTCTGGATGACGGGTCTCAGCAAGACCTACAAAAGTCATTTAATGACCGCAGTCAGAGGAGGAGAACGAACCCTCagccagtga